Genomic window (Aricia agestis chromosome 15, ilAriAges1.1, whole genome shotgun sequence):
ATAAAGATAATCTATTTTAGTCAGCAAAATGCAaagtaattgaaaataaattattgtattgtcccCGCAGCAGCCGCCACCGTACCCGCCGACGCCGTCAGTGTCGGGCGCGGCGCAGTTCCCGCACGCGTACGCGCCGCCCGACCACACGGACGGTCCGCTGCCGCACAAGTTCGTCGAATCACGTACGTACAGTGTACACGCTGCTAGGGCTGCCACACAAAACTGCTAATTCGCATCGCATCCTAAATCCTAATGccttttattatgagttttgccGCAAATATTTATAATGAATGGCTCACTTCGAagaatatagttatttattaatatttcatgGTTCGTCGATTTGTATATCAACTACGTACAAGCTCGCAATCTGCTATCAGCAGCCCTCCCGACAGAATcgaatcgagaatcgaatcagctcgatctcaaaGCTTTCGCTACTTCCGACATATTTACTAGCTCaaaatcgtgctgcggctcaatttggaaccaattcgatctcaacggctgtTCTCACTCCTGACatctatactagcgcacgatcgtgctgcggctcaatttgaaactaatcagactcgtaaatcaaaatcgtatcagtttCGGGGGTAAGGCTGCTGTTTAAGGGAAACTAACCGAAAACTAATGGATTATTATATCCCACGTCTTTTTCCAGGATGGGTGATAAACGAGAGGGATCTGGAGATTCGTGAGAACATCGGCAAGGGCGAGTTCGGTGACGTGATGCTGGGCATCCTCAACGGCACGCAGAAGGTTGCCGTCAAGATATTGAAGGACAGGGAGGCCGCCAGCAAGTTCCGGGCTGAGGCCAGCGTCATGGCGTAAGTGAACTAAaaccagagtaaacagaactaacgagttggccgactcagaagagatctcgaaatttatatgtttgacgtagtatgtcatatcggccggcgcgcgtaCTAATGCgagcattgtgaaacatgtcgAAAATGACACTCGCACGGCGCACCCAACTCCCGTATATTTGCACATTTCTTTGAAGACGATGTACTCCTTAGTTATGTCTACTCTGCTAAAACGTTTTTTAACTTCGTGATAATATGTCAGCCGTTTGAAACAACAAATGACGTGAGAGACCCTATtgctataggtctaccagaatctgatggcaaaaagtgagaaaataaattgactctagcaatacgggggtaataggaataaaacattttgatcctttttattCCTTTAGCGGCCTATTCTATGTGtgaaacatacaaatataaaaatttatccaatgatcaaggatattttttgaaaatctgccatcaaaatttgccatcagattctggtagacctattacTTAGCTGGGGGCAGATGGTAGGTTGGAAATCTTTCTCTGCGTGTCGGGTCTGCCCCCTAGCGGCAAATGAAATATCGAATAcctttttaattgaaatttaaCATAATTTGTGACATAAAGATTTAACTAAAGGTTTacaataaagttaaattaggcACACTATGATTTTTCTCACACACATACACGTCATACGTGTAACAAATaatacatctatatattaatacgtaagagaaaaactttgcaaccctttttacgaaaaatggggaaatgtaggtgcataaaatttcgcacagttatagtttatatggagaaggagtgcatcgcgccaatattattttaaaattatgcttttatcatacaattttttaataaataaaacgttacacacactacaacacacacactaggaaagatgacagatttttgagtgacaagcctatacatacgaattatactcttttatttatggttgaagtctcttgacaacaagttgacaaattgaaaatggattatagttttttttttttttattgaattttagataccattagacaatgcttaaacggccagtctgagatcagctgaatgttaaagtcaatatttttttcacaaatataggtagtagtcctaatgtctttgaaagtaaggtcgaatttcgaccattgggcgatctctagtattgtaAATAAAGGGTTAAATACATATTGTAAGTAAAGTTTATATGCCACATTAATGCGTCACTACGCAGAACGACAGatcgaaaataattttaactgtGGAAAGATAAATAAAAGACTGCTCTAACATCTCTTGTATTGACGCAAAGAACATTGCTGTGATGCGAAATTCACCACAAACTTATATGGTTACGCTCTTCTTCAATCAAAACGTATGTATAATGTAGCACGTATTAAAACCAATGTCTTCCCCTCCAGGTCGCTAAAACACGAGAACCTGGTGCGGCTGTTGGGCTGCGTGGTGTTCAGCACTAACGGCAGCACGTGTATAGTGACGGAGCACTGCGCGCAGGGCTCGCTGCTCGACTACCTGCGCAGCCGCGGCCGCCACTACGTCACGCAGCTCGACCAGATCAACTTCGCATAGTGAGTGCTGTAAActagtttaaaaatgaaaaaataaacgACGCTGGTCTGAGTATGTATTAACTTTAATACATTGACGTACGCAATAAGGCTTTATTCTGTTTAATCGATCAATTTTTCCTCATTTGACGTAAATTGTAGTTTCATAGATCCTAGTATCCTTCGCTACGACTTCGAACTTCGAACGCACGTGCGTGACAAAATAAGGTGTATTTTATTGCAACAAGGCAACGTTATTGCGcgagttccttatcgcgcgttgcgaaagggggctagacatggttgtaagccgtgcggtagcgcgtgtttctctctctgtctctctcgtctcttttttttttaaattccatccgggtgtcccttgacacctctcaagtttttatttctttagTAAATTACTTTAATAACATTCCAGGTTCCTTCGCCTAACGAAAGAGTACGCTTCTGCGAAGGAACCGGGTagtaattaactttttttttccaaTGCGAACGCAAGGTTCAATATTACAGATTATAACTCTTCAAAATTAaagtaagaataataattactctaattcttaatttaattttgaattcgAAAAAGGAACGAGAGCTAACACACAATGTTTACAGCGACGCGTGCTGCGGCATGGAGTACCTGGAGCGGTCGCGCGTCGTCCACCGCGACCTCGCGGCGCGCAACGTGCTCATCTCCGCCGAGGGCACCGCCAAGGTGGCGGACTTCGGTCTCGCGCGCCCCGACTCCGCGCCCGACGACCCCGCAGACGCGCTCCGAGTGCAGGCCAAACTGCCCATCAAATGGACGGCACCGGAGGCGCTCAAGTACAACGTGAGTcgtccatactgatattataaatacgaaagtgtctgTCCGTATGACTATTGTATAAGGAGGGGAGATATtataattacctactgtcttaGGATTGTCAATTTTAGCAATATAACACATCTCTTATTAGTCAATTTTTAACAGGAGTCTTTTTATGCTTTTGATTGGATTACGTCAAAACATTAACCAAACTGAACTGATGAATAgcctgatataatataataatagtgttCTATATTTACCACAAATGATTAATTTGAAGGTTGTTAGGATATTTGTtgttttatgataaaatatgcTAACAATTTTCCTAACGTATCTTTTGCAGAAATTTTCAAATAAGTCTGACATGTGGAGTTTTGGAATACTTCTCTGGGAGATCTATTCGTTTGGGAGAGTGCCATATCCGAGAATCGTAAGTTcttctaaataataaattatattgctatggCCTATGCAATGCACCTCATCCACCCGACActattcataatataaatattattactattaagagccagtaaaaatatttatatttacacaGATGCTGTCTGGTAGGTTTTGTCAAGTGACTTTGCCatcaagatttttaatatcCCACCCATATTTTACAGGCGACATACggtattttcattttatattaaGGAGACATAGGGTTATTCTTATAATATTTCCACAGCCGCTAGCCGAGGTGGTGCGACACGTGGAGCGCGGGTACCGCATGGAGGCGCCGGACGGATGCCCGGCCGGGCCGTACGAGCTCATGCGGGCCGCCTGGCATGCGGACCCTGCGGCGCGACCCACCTTCGCCCACACGCGCCTGCGTCTGGCCGCCGAACGCAGCGCCACCGTTGATAACCAGGTATGTATACGTAGACACAATAAAGTAAAATTGCACACAAGTGCGTATGTGTACGCAACAAGATATTGTTACACACAACGTATACGTGCAAAAGACTGCGTATACGTAGACGAAAAAAAAGTACACGTGCACGCAACTACGTTTATGTATAAGAAACTGCGTATGTGTAGACTTTACTAGATATACGTATTACGTAGATCGTATACGCAACCAGCGTCTATTACCTACATACGAGCAACAGGCTTTACGTATTActtaatttatgattttttgacaAATATGCTTAAAAATGATTCATTgttataactttatttacagTGAACCTATTGAAGACCGCACGGgattctatattttatttaacgaaGAGTAGAGAGCACTGTGAAGATGTGAGctgtattttatataataaattgatataatatttcatgtaagtactaaattattttggtaatatttaaatacacttTCTCGCTTAAGAAGTAACCATAATAGGATAGTTTGGAATTTGGTCAAAGAGAATTTACTAAATACTATGTTCAACACTTAGGGCTTTTAGTGGCCACTTCTATATTCATGTTTCTCTCGCCCACTACTGTAACCTTACTACTTCCGTTCCTGACTAAGTGATTCTAATATGCTCAAACTACGCGttgcacaaaatatttattctcgAACAGAGCAATAGTTTTTTTGAACATATACCcgtacaaattatatttaaattagagTAAGATACTTTCGAATCCTCtagaaataatttgtattagaaaaaaaaattatcaagctCACTAAAAGCCCTGCTAAATATGGCCTATTCAGACACGAGACAAATCTGTTCACCGGTACCGTGGTACTGTCTAGTCAAGTTTGtagttttgtatattattttccaTTTATTTAAATCTATGGTGACTGATATTTAGCGCCCAATgtgagtaaatatttttaatattaagctTTATTTCTCCCGATCTTatgaaaatctatactaatattatattgcactaTACTAGCGTACGGAGATAAATtattgctatattttattgagtGTGACACGTCTTAGCGATTCATTCCTTTACGGCGGTAGATATAAAGGCTGACGACGGCTGCATTTCTAGCTAATCTGCGTTCGATGTGATTATGGATTTGTTTTCGCACTCTGTGTTCTAGGATAAGGCGTGCTTAGTGGTATTTTAAGGTAATGCCTAGGCCAACTTAATGGTTGTGTGCTAATGTTTAGGACTCGGTATCTAAATTTTGAACATCATGTTAAACGGTGATTTTAGATAATATTCCGTGTCGTCTTTCgacaaataaaattgtatttgaaTCTCAAACGATTATTCGGTGAACGTTTTCAGAATTTTGTCTTCTATGCTTGTAATTATACACCTCTATTGTAATGTTGTATGTATATATCTTTATGTTGAAATTGTGTTTTAGTCACAAGCATAAGAGAACAaccattaattttaaattcaatgTTGATCTGTAAGGTTGAACTGTAGTAGAAGGGGAAATTATTGCGAAGTAATAGCGAAGCGCAAGGACACTACCTAGCTTTTCTAACTGTTTCGTCGTTTTTTGGAATATTATTATTCAGTTTATTTAatgttactaataaaaagtaacaaaaagcaTGTATCAAATTTTGGTTGTATtcattgaaatataataaagtatttattatttgtaggttgTATGTGATGCTCCCCTTTTACTACAGTCAAAGAAGATATTGTATGTTCATTTTTCTTATGCAATATTAGTTGTAAGTGTTACATTGTTTTTTAacgatttatttataaatttctttaataaaattgGTATATATTTATctgaaatattatgatctatGAGCGAGATGCTTTAGTTTTCATTGACTGATGTTAAACATCTATAATTTTGTACGTCTGAATCAATTATCtcagactataataataatttcagtgATAATCAGTAAATTTAAACGTAAAGTATTAGGATTCGAgtgattattttaattgtttgcgTATGTCCTAATGAATTACCTATCTTTATGGTTAGGTCCCATTATTAACTAttcaataaattgttattaGAAGTGGTAGCTCCTTATTTTTAGCGCTGTTTGCACACCGACGCCACGAACAAGGATAAAGTGACAGAGTGAGATGCAAAATAACCAATGCTTGACACATGAGACAGTAGATCAGCTTTTTTGTCGTTGGCGACATTGGTGTACAAACCTAAAGGCGAAATCGCACTAAACTCTAAAGCGACGCGACACGACACCACTGTTCACATTCCATagacgtgaagtgtcgcgtcatgtcgtgtcgtgtcgtgtcgtgcggtctcaccttatatttgaaattcaaattctttatttaggCATACTTACAAtgaaaaaatctttaataaatGATTTACAATGATAAATTGATAAAGCATGCACTCGCTATAGATCCTATAGACTCTTTCGAGTCATTTTATTACCAAAGTGATATCCAGTTACACAACCTGTCTTCCTAAAGGCCTGCGCTAATTTTATGATGCCAAActgtaagaaaaaaatatattaaaatataaagtgctTGTTAGTGTCTTATAAATTTATAGATTTTTGGATGGAATATGTTTTCGTATGCTGTGTATAAATATACGCACGAAATAAATACTTATACTTACTGccatattttcaaattatattattgtgaaaTACTTTGTGTATTGTGCATGCAAGctttatattactagatgaagTATGGTTGTGTTATTTTGGCGGCGCAGGCCAGGGCTTATAAAAACCTAAACACTTTAAAACTACATTAcgatgtaatattattaaattgtatattGAGAACCTTGCAGCTACActtcaatgaaataaaaatctcgttttgtttttgtttattattgtaatatttcgGAATGTAAATACATGTTAGAATtaaggaatgaaaatattataagaaattatAATCACATGGTTATTTCAATTTTCACCCTTATTTAATATCTATTTTAGTGACTTGTGATTGCCTAAAGACTGTTGGTAtacctaataagtaataagttcaAAGCTTGCAGATTCCAGTTTAAATTATAGCTAACATTAAGCCCAATTTGTTCAGACTTTTCGTTTTGGAATGAGAGGAAGAGACATGATATTTaaccaattatattatacaatgatATTGCACCAATGTTATCGCAAGTCTGAACAGCTACAGTCACTTGAACAAGACCCACGCCTCGGTCTTCTCGCTTTTTTCTTCGGTACGTATTCCTCTTTAGCGATGATGTCACTTCTGCCCATCCTTCTCAATTCAGTCTGAGTCTCGCGGTTAAAACCCTCGGTGTGGTTACTAGAAGCATCCGTATAAGTTGCGACGAGTTTGTTTgacttttcatttaatttttcgATATGAGTGTACCTACTTGTTCCTTCATCGATGCACATTTCGTCGTAAGTTCTTTGTGAATTGCGCAAACAGTTGCAGCATATGAAATTTTCGAATTCGGTTTGAACTGCCGCGCATATGCTTAGCTTTTGATCAGCGTTCCGTAAGGAGGGATAGAAGTAGTGGATGTCCGTTGTAGACGTGGAGTGGTCGTTGTGAAACTGGAATTTTTAGGAAAATATGtaagaaaaaagtaaaaacctatGTCTACGAATAGTGGTAGCTGCGCTTATGGTTAGTCTGcaaatattaatgttttaaaaagaaatagatCAAAATCATTGGTTAGCTACGATGCAACGGAAACACAAAGGAAGATAACTTAGaacattgaaaatattaatgccgtactaagtaaataaagtttattcaCCTTTTGCAAGTATTGATTAGCGTAGCAGTCGTAACTGGTATCTCTTGTTAAATTGTTGGAATACATTTGTGCAGAAacgttatttataaaataacttaaaaacgtTGACGGATTTCTGAAAACTCCGCAATGTTAATAGTCTGTttggatgttttttttaattttatttttagattcatttttattttaaaggttCTATTTTCTTGTATTTTGTACAGAAAAACTGTTTTTCTGGCGAAGTCAGGTGAAAACAAGCAATAACTTACTCATTACAAACGCTCCTTATGTACCAGCATTCAGAATTCACAGGCAGAGGATAGGTAGTACTTCCAGGGTAGTAAAGCTGATATGGGCGCCTTAACACAGGCACAAAATAAAGGTGTATGGACCCGTCTTGAAAATTTGCAGGAACGACATCACCCTCTCCTACAACGTCTGGCGGTCTCTGGTCTGAAATAGAGCTGTTAATAAGGCCCAATTTGAATTAATGAAAGAGGAACTTGTATTAATAAAAAGCGCAAGGGAGGTTAGAGGTAACATGATAAATCTACTCTGACTGGTGGGTAAGTCCGATTCTGGCTCATCGCTATTATAAAGGCGTTAGTGTCTAGTTGTTTCATCACGCTTATGCTGAAATGATATTGTTGGACAAGGAGATCCCAGAGTCCCCGGAAAGGTTATGATAGTTTTAGCCTGGAAAAATGAaggaagctgcgggcaaaatcTAGTACATTAGGAATGcactattattattcattacgcgcttattataataattatttgcctTGCCGTGTTTCTATAATTGATATACTTAGTATAATTATTctgtaatcagtaatcacttgAGTGATTACTGAGAACAGTGCAACAACACAAGTAAAATTTTGAAACTTACAAGGAACTTGAGGGCCATAGAATCTCTGATTTTCTATGGTAGGTTGAACTAACTGattgttaaacattttaatgattGGATTCCATACATCTTACATTGTTGTGGGGAGTGtgtgaatttttttatttattttgtgtccATAATGCGCGAATTTTGATGGTGATTTGTGATTTGAATTAGATTTGTCATTATTATATTGTCtgaaaatgacaatattgacaCATTTTCTGATAGCATAGAAAAAAAAGCGGATAAGGTTCTTAGCAGCCTAGCAGTCTAGTTACACAACGGTTTGCTAGGTATAGCAGCTATATAATAGTAGCAGTAGTTACTTcgaaattaaactttaaaaaataaaacaccaacttaaaaaaatagtcataattattattatgtatcaaaatatcacaatatattatttattatataataatattacatgaaGATATACATCGAGGTCGTCAACTGAAAACGGCGTTTCTTAAATGAAAGTTTACTATGTATTCTGAGTTAGTTCGCTGTACACTTATCGCGAATGGGTCTGTGGGATGGAATGTGAAGGCGACCAGTCTTCTAGCGCTGATCGGTAGAGATTGGCCGAGCACTCCGGCATAGATTCTAAACTTCAGAAGCCCAGAGTCTCGCGCGTAGAacctttaaaaaatgtttacagGTCGTTATTAATTGTTACcagaagcgtagcgtgccttAGCGGGGCCccatataaattttgtttgGGGGCCCTTAGGAATGGTTAACTTTTTGacttttctaatattttgtaaatttaacagagtttatattcatttttaCTAACGCATTTTGTGACccgggggccccgtataattaaTACGGcatatacggcggtagctacgcctctGATTGTTACCAGATACAATGGGTTAGTTCTGAAATATAATCCAGTAATTTGGCCAGTGCTCTTGACGGCTAGAAACGACGCCATACAGTTGATTTGATCCGAAATATACGCCAGTGCATCGACATATGAGACTTTGTTGggatgtaattaaaatattccaCATGTCTTGTCTCACCAAGTACTGTAGTGGCAAACCAAGTACAATGTAGCGTCGGATTCAAGCCCGTCATAAGCACAGCCAGTGTACTAGTTTAAATTTCGGAACAGCCGCAATTTTAATACTCTGCTTGAAACTGTATAGTGACTATATAATTTGtcaattgtattatattattaccttATAGGATACTCTCCATACGCTTTTGGCCTCTCCATAACAGACACCCATTTATCGTCGTAGCTAAAAAGTCCTAAGTCCAAATAAGGTGAGCCACTGTACGACTGTGCACTTATGGGCAATTGTGCCAGAATTCGTTTCGTCGCTTCCGTTCGACCGCCGTATATAGCTCTAACAATAGTTTGCTTAAACCTCTGTTGAGTCAATCTGGCGTAAAGATTATTCGAAGGTGAACAAGTAAATTGTGAGTCTGCACACAGTCTCGCATTCCTAAAGCAGTCGCAATAGTTCTCAAATAGCTGTAAAAGTCCTTCAGATGTGTTCTCATAAACCTCCAAAACTTTACTCTCACTGATGTTGTAAATGACAAAGAAGGAGGATTGACTGTTAGGTTCTGCCACCCTCAATGTCACAACTTCTTCAGAAGCATACTTTATGAATAAATGATCTTCATCTAGCAATTGCATTTTCCACATTCTCAAACTTTTAAACATgtcaaaatatttgtagaacttTCTGAGTTCCAACGGATCATTTGTCTCCTCGCTTATAGCTTTTGCTCTTTTGAAAAGAAACACGAGTAACCTGTGTTTGAGACTATTTATAGTCTCCTCATGAAAGGGTCTTTCATTCATCATTGGGGCAAATACTGAACTCACAATGAATGGATCGTCGTCATAGCAAAACCTGCCTATTTTCCTTATCTCTATCAACATTCCTTCCACAATTTGGAACAAGTGTATAGTCTGATGTTGCACTGAAAGTACAGC
Coding sequences:
- the LOC121734306 gene encoding uncharacterized protein LOC121734306 isoform X2 is translated as MFNNQLVQPTIENQRFYGPQVPYQRPPDVVGEGDVVPANFQDGSIHLYFVPVLRRPYQLYYPGSTTYPLPVNSECWYIRSVCNENPSTFLSYFINNVSAQMYSNNQYLQKFHNDHSTSTTDIHYFYPSLRNADQKLSICAAVQTEFENFICCNCLRNSQRTYDEMCIDEGTSRYTHIEKLNEKSNKLVATYTDASSNHTEGFNRETQTELRRMGRSDIIAKEEYVPKKKARRPRRGSCSSDCSCSDLR
- the LOC121734306 gene encoding uncharacterized protein LOC121734306 isoform X1, coding for MFNNQLVQPTIENQRFYGPQVPYQRPPDVVGEGDVVPANFQDGSIHLYFVPVLRRPYQLYYPGSTTYPLPVNSECWYIRSVCNENPSTFLSYFINNVSAQMYSNNLTRDTSYDCYANQYLQKFHNDHSTSTTDIHYFYPSLRNADQKLSICAAVQTEFENFICCNCLRNSQRTYDEMCIDEGTSRYTHIEKLNEKSNKLVATYTDASSNHTEGFNRETQTELRRMGRSDIIAKEEYVPKKKARRPRRGSCSSDCSCSDLR
- the LOC121734306 gene encoding uncharacterized protein LOC121734306 isoform X3, with the protein product MFNNQLVQPTIENQRFYGPQVPYQRPPDVVGEGDVVPANFQDGSIHLYFVPVLRRPYQLYYPGSTTYPLPVNSECWYIRSVCNENPSTFLSYFINNVSAQMYSNNLTRDTSYDCYANQYLQKFHNDHSTSTTDIHYFYPSLRNADQKLSICAAVQTEFENFICCNCLRNSQRTYDEMCIDEGTITTPRVLTARLRLN
- the LOC121734265 gene encoding DET1 homolog, which gives rise to MNLNNSSRDIYYDDIPPESLDKDEFFCTEKIVPRKIKPQNIVMRLMEREIFGSRKAGSHFHVVREFYQNVFPNLTIVNVEKPPCFLRKFSPDGKHFIAFSADQTSLEIYEYQGASAAGDLVAGYPSDLINADADVHHTIRSHIFYRFFKPKFTVNVCQRMASRADRVAGQMPFMEQQLNRECSLFTEDGKYVIVGSAIHIPDDLRPHFYNIHSNNEAVTPTIRSALEDYSLHLVDLQRGKLCDTKHFRTDKIYLSHNQGIYLYKEVLAVLSVQHQTIHLFQIVEGMLIEIRKIGRFCYDDDPFIVSSVFAPMMNERPFHEETINSLKHRLLVFLFKRAKAISEETNDPLELRKFYKYFDMFKSLRMWKMQLLDEDHLFIKYASEEVVTLRVAEPNSQSSFFVIYNISESKVLEVYENTSEGLLQLFENYCDCFRNARLCADSQFTCSPSNNLYARLTQQRFKQTIVRAIYGGRTEATKRILAQLPISAQSYSGSPYLDLGLFSYDDKWVSVMERPKAYGEYPIRFYARDSGLLKFRIYAGVLGQSLPISARRLVAFTFHPTDPFAISVQRTNSEYIVNFHLRNAVFS
- the LOC121734120 gene encoding tyrosine-protein kinase CSK isoform X2; translation: MNSDVHRHQAHPPLAQHGVGVHGGAQGVGPCGWYSASAAPAPTAPARLKRQPPHQLPSGGGVSGSNGPHAPLSPTALLNSVPYNSVMSSSVRAVAPPPGVAPAVMHTSQTTTVLPKGASDVLVNSSGQNPPPPGNRLINTTQWPWHHGAISRERAEALLSGSPDGVFLVRESTNFPGDHTLCVRFRGRVEHYRVKWATAPDTQNQRLTIDDEEFFDHMSDLVQHYLKDADGLCTKLERWLPKSSPTPNGANNNVLPPTFPPHPQPPPYPPTPSVSGAAQFPHAYAPPDHTDGPLPHKFVESRWVINERDLEIRENIGKGEFGDVMLGILNGTQKVAVKILKDREAASKFRAEASVMASLKHENLVRLLGCVVFSTNGSTCIVTEHCAQGSLLDYLRSRGRHYVTQLDQINFAYDACCGMEYLERSRVVHRDLAARNVLISAEGTAKVADFGLARPDSAPDDPADALRVQAKLPIKWTAPEALKYNKFSNKSDMWSFGILLWEIYSFGRVPYPRIPLAEVVRHVERGYRMEAPDGCPAGPYELMRAAWHADPAARPTFAHTRLRLAAERSATVDNQ
- the LOC121734120 gene encoding tyrosine-protein kinase CSK isoform X1, which codes for MNSDVHRHQAHPPLAQHGVGVHGGAQGVGPCGWYSASAAPAPTAPARLKRQPPHQLPSGGGVSGSNGPHAPLSPTALLNSVPYNSVMSSSVRAVAPPPGVAPAVMHTSQTTTVLPKGASDVLVNSSGQNPPPPGNRLINTTQWPWHHGAISRERAEALLSGSPDGVFLVRESTNFPGDHTLCVRFRGRVEHYRVKWATAPDTQNQRLTIDDEEFFDHMSDLVQHYLKDADGLCTKLERWLPKSSPTPNGANNNVLPPTFPPHPQQPPPYPPTPSVSGAAQFPHAYAPPDHTDGPLPHKFVESRWVINERDLEIRENIGKGEFGDVMLGILNGTQKVAVKILKDREAASKFRAEASVMASLKHENLVRLLGCVVFSTNGSTCIVTEHCAQGSLLDYLRSRGRHYVTQLDQINFAYDACCGMEYLERSRVVHRDLAARNVLISAEGTAKVADFGLARPDSAPDDPADALRVQAKLPIKWTAPEALKYNKFSNKSDMWSFGILLWEIYSFGRVPYPRIPLAEVVRHVERGYRMEAPDGCPAGPYELMRAAWHADPAARPTFAHTRLRLAAERSATVDNQ